A region of Sphingomonas crusticola DNA encodes the following proteins:
- a CDS encoding endonuclease/exonuclease/phosphatase family protein, translated as MVLIASYNIRKAIAADRRRRPERIIEILGEIGADIVLLQEADRRFGDRQSALPPHMLAEHSIYRPVPYEMRPGSIGWHGNAVLIGPGVEILRHQPLHLPTLEPRGAVLADVKVDGQALRLVGMHLDLSGLWRRKQARAILSELDHQHDQLPLVMAGDLNEWRNSGCIRDFCQHHRIVPLGPSFHARQPVGKLDRMFVSNGIKVVESGVHNSLLARNASDHLPVWARIRIG; from the coding sequence ATGGTACTGATCGCGAGCTACAACATCCGAAAGGCGATCGCCGCCGACCGCCGCCGCCGCCCCGAACGCATCATCGAAATCTTGGGTGAGATCGGCGCGGACATCGTGCTGCTGCAGGAGGCGGACCGTCGCTTCGGCGACCGCCAGAGCGCGCTGCCGCCGCACATGCTGGCGGAGCATAGCATCTACCGCCCCGTGCCTTACGAAATGCGCCCGGGCAGCATCGGCTGGCACGGCAATGCGGTACTGATCGGACCGGGGGTGGAAATCTTGCGCCACCAGCCCCTGCACCTGCCCACGTTGGAGCCGCGCGGCGCGGTTCTGGCGGACGTAAAGGTCGACGGCCAGGCCCTACGCCTTGTCGGCATGCATCTCGACCTGTCCGGCCTGTGGCGGCGCAAGCAGGCGCGCGCCATCCTATCCGAGCTCGACCATCAGCATGATCAGCTGCCGCTCGTCATGGCCGGCGATCTGAATGAATGGCGCAACAGCGGCTGTATCCGGGACTTCTGCCAGCATCATAGGATCGTACCGCTCGGCCCCAGCTTTCACGCGCGGCAGCCGGTCGGCAAGCTCGACCGGATGTTCGTGAGCAACGGCATCAAGGTTGTCGAATCGGGGGTGCACAATTCGCTGCTGGCTCGCAACGCCTCCGATCATCTCCCGGTCTGGGCACGGATTCGGATCGGATGA
- a CDS encoding ABC transporter ATP-binding protein, giving the protein MPDAKILLDNVTKQFGGNVVLDGVNLAIEPGESLAIIGQSGSGKSVTLKCILGLLAPDSGSIKVDGNEVVGLRGAALDKMRAKFGMLFQGSALFDSLPIWRNVTFGLTQGRAVNGARMRAIAQENLERVGLDARVLNLRPSELSGGMQKRVALARAIAPRPEIIFFDEPTTGLDPIRADVINDLIVSLVDDLGVTALTITHDMASARKIAHRVAMLYQGKIVWVGPRDRLYDSGNPYVDQFVQGRAEGPIQ; this is encoded by the coding sequence ATGCCCGACGCCAAGATATTGCTGGACAATGTCACTAAGCAATTCGGCGGGAACGTCGTGCTGGATGGCGTGAACCTCGCGATCGAGCCCGGAGAGAGCCTCGCCATCATCGGCCAGTCGGGCAGCGGCAAGTCGGTTACGCTGAAATGTATCCTCGGCCTGCTCGCGCCGGACAGCGGCTCGATCAAGGTGGACGGTAACGAGGTCGTCGGATTACGCGGCGCCGCGCTCGATAAGATGCGCGCCAAGTTCGGCATGCTGTTTCAGGGCTCGGCCTTGTTCGATTCGCTGCCGATCTGGCGCAACGTCACCTTCGGCCTGACCCAGGGCCGCGCGGTCAATGGCGCGAGGATGCGGGCCATTGCGCAGGAGAATCTAGAGCGGGTCGGATTGGACGCCAGGGTTCTCAACCTGCGCCCGAGCGAATTGTCGGGCGGCATGCAGAAGCGTGTCGCGCTGGCGCGTGCAATCGCGCCGCGGCCGGAAATCATCTTCTTCGACGAGCCAACCACCGGCCTCGATCCGATCCGCGCCGACGTCATCAACGATCTGATCGTAAGCCTGGTCGACGATCTCGGCGTGACCGCGTTGACGATCACCCACGACATGGCCTCCGCCCGCAAGATCGCGCACCGGGTTGCCATGCTGTACCAGGGCAAGATCGTGTGGGTGGGGCCACGAGACCGTCTGTATGACAGCGGCAACCCCTATGTGGATCAGTTCGTGCAGGGACGCGCGGAAGGCCCGATCCAGTAA
- a CDS encoding PQQ-dependent sugar dehydrogenase, which produces MIKRVFIGVIAVLVLMVLIGGAVIVMSGYRQRAQLDIAAVQGTRPQIGKPHTGIFPLVKVAKSVGWKQGESPTPAAGLKVQPFATGLDHPRWLLVVPNGDVLVAETNAPPKPDDTAGVKGWIQTIVMSRAGAGGKSPNRITLLRDTDGDGVADQRSVLLSGLNSPFGMALVGDTLYVADTDALLRFPFKVGETRITAKAQKVVDLPGGTINHHWTKNVIASPDGTKLYVTVGSNSNVGERGMAVEEGRAAIWEVDAKSGSHRIYAYGIRNPNGLGWEPATHTLWTVVNERDELGSDLVPDYLTSVQFGGFYGWPWFYWGTYPDNRPKDPAPDLIEDTSIQPDYALGPHTASLGLAFAAGETLGPAYAAGAFIGQHGSWNRNPPSGYKVVFVRFANGKPVGKPVDVLTGFLDSQGRARGRPVGVAIDKSGGLLVADDVGGAVWRVGAR; this is translated from the coding sequence ATGATCAAACGCGTGTTCATCGGCGTGATCGCCGTGCTGGTCCTGATGGTCCTGATCGGCGGCGCGGTCATCGTCATGTCGGGCTACCGACAGCGCGCGCAACTCGATATCGCGGCAGTCCAGGGCACCCGTCCCCAGATCGGCAAGCCGCACACGGGCATCTTCCCGCTGGTAAAGGTCGCCAAGTCGGTGGGCTGGAAGCAGGGCGAGAGCCCAACGCCCGCTGCTGGCCTGAAGGTTCAGCCATTTGCGACCGGCCTCGACCACCCACGGTGGCTGCTGGTCGTGCCCAATGGGGACGTGCTGGTCGCCGAAACCAATGCTCCGCCCAAACCGGATGATACCGCCGGGGTGAAGGGTTGGATCCAGACGATCGTTATGAGCCGGGCAGGAGCCGGCGGGAAAAGTCCCAACCGTATCACCCTGTTGCGCGATACCGACGGCGATGGCGTAGCGGACCAGCGATCCGTCCTGCTGTCGGGCCTGAACTCCCCGTTCGGCATGGCGCTGGTGGGCGACACGCTTTACGTGGCCGATACGGACGCGCTGCTGCGCTTCCCGTTCAAAGTCGGCGAAACGCGCATCACCGCCAAGGCGCAGAAGGTGGTGGATCTGCCCGGTGGCACGATCAACCATCACTGGACGAAGAATGTCATCGCCAGTCCGGATGGCACGAAGCTCTACGTCACGGTCGGCTCCAACTCCAATGTCGGCGAGCGCGGCATGGCCGTCGAGGAAGGCCGCGCGGCGATCTGGGAAGTCGACGCGAAGAGCGGAAGCCATCGCATCTACGCCTACGGCATCCGCAATCCGAATGGCCTTGGCTGGGAGCCCGCCACCCACACTTTATGGACGGTCGTGAATGAGCGCGACGAGCTCGGCTCGGACCTCGTGCCCGACTATCTCACCAGCGTGCAGTTTGGCGGTTTCTACGGCTGGCCCTGGTTCTATTGGGGCACTTATCCCGATAATCGGCCAAAGGACCCGGCGCCTGACCTGATCGAGGACACCTCGATCCAGCCCGATTACGCGCTGGGCCCGCACACGGCATCGCTCGGCCTCGCTTTCGCGGCGGGTGAGACGCTCGGCCCGGCTTACGCCGCGGGCGCCTTCATCGGCCAGCACGGCTCGTGGAATCGCAACCCGCCGTCCGGTTATAAGGTCGTGTTCGTGAGGTTCGCGAACGGCAAACCGGTCGGCAAGCCGGTTGATGTCCTGACCGGTTTTCTGGATAGCCAGGGCCGCGCACGCGGCCGTCCGGTCGGTGTGGCGATCGACAAAAGCGGCGGCCTGCTGGTTGCCGATGACGTCGGCGGGGCCGTCTGGCGCGTAGGAGCACGCTAA
- a CDS encoding MlaE family ABC transporter permease produces the protein MAATKPAVTLLAPFTAVGRAVIAMFAAIGRVAMFAGRTIARAALPPYYPARFLEQLAHIGWFSLPVVGLTAIFTGAALAQQIYTAGSRFSAQSTVPAVVVIGMVRELGPVLVGLMVAGRVSSAMAAEIGTMRVTEQLDALTTLRTDSYRYLIAPRLIAAVVALPLMVLAANAIGIFGGWLLAVQKLHFNSSGYLAVTRKYMSFDDFQMAMVKAGVFGFFIALMGCYHGYRTIGGAAGVGNATRNAVVSAFMLILGSNFLITAMVFG, from the coding sequence ATGGCCGCCACCAAACCCGCCGTAACCTTGCTCGCGCCGTTCACGGCCGTCGGCCGCGCCGTCATTGCCATGTTTGCGGCGATCGGGCGGGTAGCCATGTTTGCCGGCCGCACGATCGCGCGTGCGGCATTGCCGCCTTATTATCCCGCGCGCTTTCTTGAGCAGCTGGCCCATATCGGCTGGTTCTCACTGCCGGTAGTCGGATTGACCGCGATCTTCACCGGAGCCGCTCTCGCGCAGCAAATATATACTGCCGGATCGCGTTTCTCCGCCCAGTCTACGGTACCTGCCGTTGTCGTGATCGGGATGGTGCGCGAACTCGGGCCGGTGCTGGTCGGCCTGATGGTCGCCGGTCGCGTTTCCTCGGCGATGGCTGCCGAGATCGGAACGATGCGCGTCACCGAGCAGTTGGATGCGCTGACGACGTTACGCACTGATAGCTATCGTTATCTGATCGCGCCGCGCCTGATCGCGGCCGTAGTCGCCTTGCCGCTGATGGTGCTTGCCGCCAATGCGATCGGCATCTTCGGCGGCTGGCTGCTCGCCGTGCAAAAGCTTCATTTCAATTCGTCCGGTTACCTCGCGGTGACCCGCAAATATATGAGCTTCGACGATTTCCAGATGGCCATGGTCAAGGCTGGCGTCTTCGGCTTCTTCATCGCGCTGATGGGCTGCTATCACGGCTATCGCACGATCGGTGGCGCAGCCGGGGTTGGCAATGCGACGCGCAATGCTGTCGTCAGCGCCTTCATGCTGATCCTCGGGTCCAATTTCCTGATTACCGCGATGGTATTCGGCTGA
- a CDS encoding SH3 domain-containing protein has product MLRSIRFAAALSLIVAAPAAAQERPLPYWASISAGQALMRTGPDRSYPALWLYKRRDLPIRVVQVMGPWRRVQEQDGSAGWMLASLLAARRTAVVIGSLRPIRAEPSAGAPLLWQAEPGVVGRISKCDGQYCRIQIGEKTGFIEQAALWGLDPNERLP; this is encoded by the coding sequence ATGCTCCGCTCGATCCGCTTCGCCGCCGCCCTCAGCCTGATCGTTGCCGCCCCCGCGGCCGCCCAGGAACGCCCGCTGCCTTATTGGGCGTCGATTTCGGCCGGCCAGGCGCTGATGCGGACCGGGCCCGACCGCTCCTACCCTGCCCTATGGCTCTACAAGCGCCGCGATCTGCCGATCCGGGTGGTGCAGGTGATGGGGCCGTGGCGGCGTGTGCAGGAACAAGACGGCAGTGCCGGCTGGATGCTGGCCAGCCTGCTCGCCGCGCGGCGCACGGCCGTGGTCATCGGCAGCTTGCGCCCGATCCGTGCCGAGCCAAGCGCCGGCGCGCCCTTGCTGTGGCAAGCGGAGCCGGGCGTGGTCGGCCGCATCTCCAAATGCGATGGCCAATATTGCCGCATTCAAATCGGCGAGAAGACCGGCTTCATCGAGCAGGCGGCGCTTTGGGGCCTCGACCCCAACGAACGCCTTCCCTGA
- a CDS encoding PhoH family protein: MSRKPVPAQAGDRARLEILFDRPQLLGRLFGEYDQNLVAIENRLGVYVSARGNKVQIEGEAEAAARAREVLTGLYNRIVKGDDIDSGMVEAVISMSAEPVLDGIIRQDVTEPPTIMIRTRKKTIVPRSATQTRYMHALASSDVIFALGPAGTGKTYVAVAQAVQMLIQGQVTRLILSRPAVEAGERLGFLPGDMKEKVDPYLRPLYDALYDMLPAEQVERRIASGEIEIAPIAFMRGRTLADAFIILDEAQNTTPAQMKMFLTRFGQNSRMVVCGDPRQIDLPDIGKSGLADAVGRLEGVDGIATIRFSSADVVRHPIVGRIVEAYEGEGA, from the coding sequence ATGAGCCGCAAGCCTGTTCCCGCCCAGGCCGGCGATCGCGCCCGCCTCGAAATCCTGTTCGATCGACCGCAGCTGCTCGGCCGCCTGTTCGGCGAATATGATCAGAATCTGGTGGCGATCGAGAACCGCCTCGGAGTCTATGTCAGCGCGCGTGGCAACAAGGTGCAGATCGAGGGCGAGGCGGAAGCCGCCGCCCGCGCTCGCGAGGTGCTGACCGGGCTCTACAATCGCATCGTCAAAGGCGACGATATCGATTCGGGCATGGTCGAGGCGGTGATCAGCATGTCGGCCGAGCCGGTGCTCGACGGGATCATCCGTCAGGATGTGACCGAACCGCCGACGATCATGATCCGCACGCGCAAGAAGACGATCGTGCCGCGCTCGGCCACCCAGACGCGCTATATGCATGCGCTGGCGTCATCGGACGTGATCTTCGCGCTGGGGCCGGCGGGCACCGGCAAGACCTATGTCGCGGTCGCTCAGGCGGTGCAGATGCTGATCCAGGGCCAGGTCACGCGCCTGATTCTGTCCCGGCCCGCGGTGGAGGCCGGCGAGCGGCTGGGCTTCCTGCCGGGGGATATGAAGGAGAAGGTCGATCCCTATCTCCGCCCGCTTTACGATGCGCTTTATGACATGCTGCCGGCCGAACAGGTCGAACGCCGCATCGCCAGCGGAGAGATTGAGATCGCACCGATCGCATTCATGCGTGGCCGTACGCTCGCCGACGCCTTCATCATTCTCGACGAGGCGCAGAACACCACGCCCGCGCAGATGAAGATGTTTCTCACCCGCTTCGGCCAGAACAGCCGCATGGTGGTGTGCGGCGATCCGCGCCAGATCGACCTTCCCGACATCGGCAAGTCCGGGCTGGCCGACGCGGTCGGCCGGCTTGAAGGTGTCGATGGCATTGCAACGATCCGCTTCAGTTCGGCCGACGTGGTACGCCACCCGATCGTCGGACGGATTGTCGAAGCGTATGAAGGCGAAGGCGCCTAA
- a CDS encoding hemolysin family protein — MPEDNDGGRLWTGLRSLIFGRDSETTLRDQIEEAIEEHEDDAPTKGDLSSAERQMLRNLLDFGDRTAGDAGVPRADIIAVPETISFGDLVAAFADAGHSRLPVYRDSLDEVIGMIHIKDVFAILARNETPPDDIAALIRQPRYVPESMGVLDLLAEMRATRTHLAIVLDEYSGTEGLVTIEDIVEEIVGEIEDEHDEAAEASLVPMDDGIWLADARAELEELAELVDPRLGEVEEDIDTLGGLATVLAGHVPQAGETVLHPSGWRLEVTEADPRRVTRLRLHPPLEPAPVE; from the coding sequence ATGCCTGAAGACAATGACGGCGGACGATTGTGGACCGGGCTGCGTAGCCTGATTTTTGGACGGGACAGCGAAACGACGCTGCGCGACCAGATAGAGGAAGCGATCGAGGAGCATGAGGACGACGCGCCAACCAAGGGCGACCTGTCCAGCGCCGAGCGGCAGATGCTGCGCAACCTGCTCGATTTCGGCGACCGCACCGCAGGTGACGCGGGCGTCCCGCGCGCCGACATAATCGCCGTTCCGGAAACGATCAGCTTCGGCGATCTCGTCGCCGCCTTTGCCGACGCCGGGCACAGCCGGCTGCCGGTCTACCGCGACAGTTTGGACGAAGTGATCGGCATGATCCACATCAAGGACGTGTTCGCGATCCTGGCGCGTAACGAGACGCCACCGGACGACATTGCCGCCCTGATCCGTCAGCCGCGTTACGTGCCCGAGTCGATGGGGGTGCTCGACCTGCTGGCGGAAATGCGCGCAACGCGGACCCATCTCGCGATCGTGCTCGACGAATATTCCGGCACCGAAGGCCTCGTCACGATCGAGGACATCGTCGAGGAGATCGTCGGCGAGATCGAAGACGAGCATGACGAGGCCGCCGAAGCATCCCTGGTGCCGATGGACGACGGCATCTGGCTCGCCGATGCCCGCGCGGAGCTGGAGGAGCTAGCCGAACTGGTCGACCCTCGCCTTGGCGAGGTCGAGGAAGATATCGACACGCTCGGCGGCCTTGCCACCGTCCTGGCTGGACACGTGCCCCAGGCGGGCGAAACCGTGCTTCACCCGAGCGGTTGGCGGCTGGAAGTGACCGAGGCCGATCCGCGCCGCGTGACGCGCCTGCGCCTTCACCCGCCGCTGGAGCCAGCCCCGGTCGAGTGA
- a CDS encoding TonB-dependent receptor, with product MKKLLAGCALAALATSAVHAQETTSSIRGNVTAQGAPVANATVTILHVPSGTRAVTTTDAAGQFQASGLRAGGPYSVTVTASGYPSYQVTDVETIAAQAFELSVELAGSEQEVVITATRLPSARSVSQGPATVLNTRDIQNIATINRDIRDLARRDPFARLDDTPSGGRAISFAGQNARYNKFSVDGVPITDNFGLNTDGLPSRRSPIPLDAIGQFQAKVAPFDVREGNFQGGAINIVLRSGTNDFQGTGFYSFSSDELTGKKTKDLKVTLPNFTFKNYGAEVSGPIIKDKLFFMVAAERVRAGTPIAEGPTDNNAGTAIPGLTQAQVDQISAIAKSKYNYDTGGILNNSNDRDDRLVAKIDANLSETQRLSLTYNYTKDQINLGQNTFTTAPPGLGLESNGYIQGNRLHTGVAQLNSQWTDEFSTEVRGFYKDYKRLQDPILGRGFAQFRVCDAPTSDRFTATNQTASTEATNCATGNAIVSFGPDISRQTNALTSKTWGGTVQARLTTGNHDIRAFVDYTTTKIFNSFLQYSAGYYYFDSIADFQAGNSQRLQYGNAVPSLNPDDAAAKFGYQQYTFGMMDTWRISDILNVSYGWRYDLYGGHSEAALNRSFVAKYGFNNNEFINGRGVFQPRFGFDFKPSHRFSVRGGAGIFAGGTPDVYVSNSFSNTGVLTNQVTITQNNNGTYGGTAGALPAGTGAAALTNVTGTSIPTAVNNYLASGTVSATSTTNALAHNFKIPSQLRATLSAAYQLDLGGLGDNWEIGGDLFYSDVRNQVYFTDLRSVPIAGSLTPDGRQRYRNITGNNADTGTDILLTNTKKGRSYIAVAHVQKDWDFGLGAYFSFAYADVKDQAPATSSTAGSNYTNGAFYDGNNVSYGISNDQVKYNIKYNLTYDHAFFGDYKTTFALFGETRIGHPYSYTMFDRATGRGAVFGTTGTGSRFLLYVPTVGGDTKVSYDSAATQQAVEALISGSKLKKYQGTVAPRNAFNSKWFTKFDLHLAQQIPTGFMHSRLEAFADIENVTNLINKKWGQIREYTFPYNIALVNVQCLTTPVATGTAPSAAQQVTSTAQTCAQYRYSPAQTSNGQFVVPTDTVYTRQSLYAIRVGLRFSF from the coding sequence ATGAAGAAACTGCTTGCAGGCTGCGCTCTCGCGGCGCTCGCCACCAGCGCGGTCCATGCGCAGGAAACGACGTCCAGCATTCGCGGCAACGTCACGGCGCAGGGCGCGCCTGTCGCAAATGCGACGGTGACGATCCTGCACGTGCCGTCCGGCACCCGTGCGGTCACCACCACGGACGCAGCCGGCCAGTTTCAGGCTTCTGGTCTTCGCGCGGGAGGCCCTTACTCGGTGACCGTCACTGCGTCGGGTTATCCGAGCTATCAGGTCACCGACGTTGAAACGATTGCGGCCCAGGCATTCGAACTTTCGGTCGAGCTCGCCGGTTCAGAGCAGGAAGTCGTGATCACCGCGACCCGGCTGCCGAGTGCCCGCTCGGTTTCGCAGGGTCCCGCTACCGTGCTCAACACACGCGACATCCAGAACATCGCCACGATCAACCGCGACATTCGCGATCTTGCTCGCCGCGATCCCTTCGCGCGTCTCGATGATACGCCGTCCGGTGGCCGCGCGATTTCCTTTGCGGGTCAGAATGCACGCTATAACAAATTCTCGGTGGACGGCGTGCCGATCACCGACAATTTCGGTCTCAACACCGATGGCCTTCCCAGCCGCCGTTCCCCGATCCCGCTCGACGCGATCGGCCAGTTCCAGGCGAAGGTTGCGCCGTTCGACGTGCGCGAAGGCAATTTCCAGGGCGGTGCGATCAACATCGTGCTGCGTTCCGGCACCAACGATTTCCAGGGCACGGGCTTCTACAGCTTTTCGAGCGACGAGCTGACCGGCAAGAAGACCAAGGACCTGAAGGTCACACTGCCGAACTTCACCTTCAAGAATTATGGCGCCGAAGTTTCTGGCCCGATCATCAAGGACAAGTTGTTCTTCATGGTTGCGGCCGAGCGCGTCCGCGCCGGCACGCCGATCGCCGAAGGTCCTACCGACAACAATGCCGGTACCGCCATTCCTGGTCTGACCCAGGCGCAGGTCGATCAGATCTCCGCGATCGCGAAGAGCAAATATAACTATGACACGGGCGGCATCCTCAACAACTCGAACGATCGCGACGATCGTTTGGTCGCGAAGATCGACGCCAATCTGTCCGAAACGCAGCGCCTGTCGCTGACGTACAATTACACGAAGGATCAGATCAACCTCGGTCAGAACACCTTCACCACGGCCCCCCCGGGCTTGGGGCTGGAGTCCAACGGTTATATCCAGGGCAACCGGCTGCACACCGGCGTGGCGCAGCTGAACTCGCAGTGGACCGACGAATTCTCGACCGAAGTTCGTGGCTTCTACAAGGATTATAAGCGCCTGCAGGATCCCATTCTGGGCCGCGGGTTCGCGCAGTTCCGCGTTTGCGATGCCCCTACCTCGGATCGCTTCACCGCCACCAACCAGACCGCCAGCACGGAAGCGACCAACTGCGCCACCGGCAATGCCATCGTCTCCTTCGGTCCGGATATCTCCCGCCAGACCAATGCACTGACGAGCAAGACCTGGGGCGGTACGGTTCAGGCGCGCCTGACGACGGGCAATCACGACATCCGTGCTTTCGTCGATTATACCACCACCAAGATATTTAACTCATTCCTGCAATATTCTGCTGGCTATTATTATTTCGACTCGATCGCCGACTTCCAGGCCGGCAATTCGCAGCGGCTGCAATATGGCAACGCCGTGCCGTCGCTCAATCCGGACGATGCCGCCGCCAAGTTCGGCTACCAGCAATATACGTTTGGTATGATGGACACGTGGCGGATCAGCGACATCCTCAACGTGAGTTATGGCTGGCGCTACGATCTCTACGGCGGCCACAGCGAAGCCGCCTTGAACCGCAGCTTCGTTGCCAAATATGGCTTCAACAACAACGAATTCATCAACGGCCGCGGCGTGTTCCAGCCGCGCTTCGGCTTCGACTTCAAGCCGTCGCATCGCTTCAGCGTCCGCGGTGGTGCCGGTATCTTCGCCGGCGGCACGCCCGACGTCTATGTGTCGAACAGCTTCTCCAATACCGGCGTACTGACCAACCAGGTCACGATTACGCAGAATAACAACGGCACTTACGGTGGCACCGCCGGTGCGCTTCCGGCCGGCACCGGTGCTGCTGCTCTGACGAACGTTACCGGCACCTCAATCCCGACCGCGGTCAACAATTATCTGGCGAGCGGCACGGTGTCGGCGACTTCGACGACCAACGCTTTGGCGCACAATTTCAAGATCCCGTCGCAATTGCGCGCGACTTTGTCGGCCGCCTATCAGCTGGATCTGGGCGGGCTTGGCGACAATTGGGAAATTGGCGGCGATCTGTTCTATTCGGATGTTCGTAATCAGGTGTATTTCACCGATCTGCGCTCGGTGCCGATCGCAGGTTCGCTCACGCCGGATGGGCGCCAACGCTACCGCAACATCACTGGCAACAACGCGGACACCGGCACCGACATCCTGCTGACCAACACGAAGAAGGGTCGCAGTTACATCGCGGTCGCACATGTGCAGAAGGATTGGGACTTCGGCCTGGGTGCCTATTTCAGCTTCGCTTATGCGGACGTGAAGGATCAGGCGCCTGCCACCTCGTCTACGGCAGGCTCGAACTACACCAACGGTGCCTTCTACGACGGCAACAACGTCTCGTACGGCATTTCTAACGATCAGGTTAAGTACAACATCAAATACAACCTGACCTACGATCATGCCTTCTTCGGTGACTACAAGACGACGTTCGCGCTGTTCGGTGAAACCCGTATCGGCCACCCCTACAGCTATACGATGTTCGATCGCGCTACCGGCCGCGGGGCGGTTTTTGGCACGACCGGCACGGGTTCACGCTTCCTGCTCTACGTGCCGACGGTTGGTGGTGACACGAAGGTGTCCTACGACTCCGCGGCAACCCAGCAGGCGGTCGAAGCCTTGATCTCCGGCTCCAAGCTGAAGAAGTATCAGGGCACGGTCGCACCGCGCAATGCCTTCAACTCGAAGTGGTTCACGAAGTTCGATCTGCATCTCGCGCAGCAGATTCCGACCGGCTTCATGCACTCGCGCTTGGAAGCTTTCGCGGACATCGAGAACGTCACCAACCTCATCAACAAGAAGTGGGGTCAGATCCGCGAATATACGTTCCCGTATAATATCGCGCTCGTTAACGTTCAGTGCCTCACCACGCCGGTAGCCACCGGCACGGCACCAAGCGCTGCGCAGCAGGTTACGTCGACTGCGCAGACTTGTGCTCAGTATCGTTACTCGCCGGCGCAAACTTCGAACGGCCAGTTCGTGGTGCCGACCGACACGGTCTATACCCGACAGTCGCTCTATGCGATCCGTGTTGGTTTGCGCTTCAGCTTCTAA
- the ybeY gene encoding rRNA maturation RNase YbeY — MIQVETAIEAPWPAGSWDALAERAVRAAVSASAHGDIATMTTIVEVSVRYTSDDEVQLLNRTYRQKDKSTNVLSFPMVQADLLDALNPGDDDGETLLGDIVLAHGVTVREAAEKDVALEAHATHLIVHGTLHLLGYDHEQGEAEAEAMEEIERAALATLGIDDPYAIRED, encoded by the coding sequence ATGATTCAGGTGGAAACCGCGATTGAGGCGCCGTGGCCGGCGGGCAGCTGGGATGCGCTTGCCGAGCGCGCGGTGCGCGCGGCGGTTAGTGCCAGCGCGCATGGCGACATCGCGACGATGACAACCATCGTGGAAGTGTCGGTGCGCTATACGTCCGACGACGAGGTGCAGCTTCTTAATCGCACCTATCGGCAGAAGGACAAGTCGACCAACGTCCTGTCTTTCCCGATGGTGCAGGCCGATCTGCTGGATGCGCTCAATCCCGGCGATGACGATGGCGAGACGCTGCTTGGCGATATCGTGCTGGCGCATGGTGTCACCGTGCGCGAGGCGGCGGAAAAAGATGTGGCGCTCGAAGCGCACGCCACGCATCTCATTGTCCACGGCACGCTGCATTTGCTAGGCTATGACCATGAACAGGGTGAGGCCGAGGCAGAGGCCATGGAAGAGATTGAGCGCGCTGCCCTTGCGACGCTCGGCATCGACGATCCTTATGCCATCCGCGAGGATTGA